From the genome of Acinetobacter sp. TR3:
AAACTAAAGCGTGGGTCATCGGCATAATGACGTGCCATTCGATAAGCAAAATAAGCTAGACCTAAAGCCAGCATATGTGAACTCATATGCCAACCATCAGCGAGCAATGCCATTGAGTTAAACAACCATCCCCCTAAGATTTCAAACACCATCATGATCGCGGTCAAGATTGTAGCGATGAGAATTCTTTTTTGTGCTAAAGGATTTCCTTGATCAAACTGATGAGAATGACGGCGTTCTAGGTTAGTATGCTGCATTTGTTTTAGCTTTCAAATATACTCCCCCCTAGTATATATTTTTTTGGAAAAAAAGTATGTCTCATCTACACCATGACAAGAAAATTTTAAATCGTGTGAAACGGATTCAAGGACAAATGACGGCCGTAGAAAAGTCCTTATTAAATCCTGAAAGTTCATGTATAGAGGTATTACAGCAAGTTGCTGCGGTCAAAGGCGCAGTCAATGGTTTAATGAATCAACTGATGGAATTGCACTTGAAAGAGCATGTATTAAAAGATGTTGATCATGTCAATGATGAGGAAGTACAGAAATTTCTGGCTTTATTACAGCGCTATTTATAAATACCAGATCTCATGGGTGAGCTGCTCAATCTCAGATTTATCATGGCTGACATATAACATTGGAATGCCTAATTCCTGTTTGATCCTTTGAAAAAAAGGAATGATCTCTGCTTTATGTGCTGCATCCAATGCAGAAAGTGGCTCATCTAATAACAACAATTGTGGCGAATACAGCAATGCTCGTCCCAATGCGACACGCTGTTTTTCCCCGCCAGATAGTTTGATGGGCA
Proteins encoded in this window:
- a CDS encoding metal/formaldehyde-sensitive transcriptional repressor; amino-acid sequence: MSHLHHDKKILNRVKRIQGQMTAVEKSLLNPESSCIEVLQQVAAVKGAVNGLMNQLMELHLKEHVLKDVDHVNDEEVQKFLALLQRYL